A section of the Castanea sativa cultivar Marrone di Chiusa Pesio chromosome 12, ASM4071231v1 genome encodes:
- the LOC142619151 gene encoding norbelladine synthase-like, whose amino-acid sequence MPNTSQNICFRKCNQKKMSRQLSHELEVNVPASEAWELYGKLRLAKLLVEEGSIVEKIEVIEGDGGIGTILKKTYAPGSHGFSVQREKFTKYDNEKRMKELEVLEGGYLDLGLSLFRVRFEIIEKDNDSCIIKSTIEYDIKEEAVANTSYVTTDLVAKIAEIAKNFLVKNKATRNAE is encoded by the exons ATGCCTAACACATCCCAAAATATTTGCTTCCGCAAGTGCAACCAAAAAAAGATGTCTAGGCAACTCTCACACGAGTTGGAGGTAAATGTGCCAGCTAGTGAAGCATGGGAGCTCTATGGCAAGCTTCGGTTAGCAAAACTCCTTGTAGAAGAGGGAAGTATCGTTGAGAAGATTGAGGTCATAGAAGGTGATGGAGGGATTGGGACTATTCTGAAGAAAACATACGCACCAG GCTCGCATGGGTTTTCTGTGCAAAGAGAGAAGTTCACAAAGTATGACAATGAGAAACGCATGAAAGAACTAGAGGTGCTGGAAGGAGGATATCTTGATTTAGGCCTTTCTCTTTTTCGTGTTCGCTTTGAAATCATAGAGAAGGACAATGATTCATGCATAATCAAAAGCACAATTGAGTATGATATCAAGGAAGAAGCTGTTGCAAATACCTCGTACGTCACTActgaccttgtagcaaaaattgCAGAAATCGCCAAAAATTTTCTCGTCAAAAACAAAGCTACTAGAAATGCagagtga
- the LOC142619211 gene encoding norbelladine synthase-like, whose product MPNTSQNICFRKCNQKKMSRQLSHELEVNVPASEAWELYGKLRLAKLLVEEGSIVEKIEVIEGDGGIGTILKKTYAPGSHGFSVQREKFTKYDNEKRMKELEVLEGGYLDLGLSLFRVRFEIIEKDNDSCIIKSTIEYDIKEEAVANTSYVTTDLVAKIAEIAKNFLVKNKATRNAE is encoded by the exons ATGCCTAACACATCCCAAAATATTTGCTTCCGCAAGTGCAACCAAAAAAAGATGTCTAGGCAACTCTCACACGAGTTGGAGGTAAATGTGCCAGCTAGTGAAGCATGGGAGCTCTATGGCAAGCTTCGGTTAGCAAAACTCCTTGTAGAAGAGGGAAGTATCGTTGAGAAGATTGAGGTCATAGAAGGTGATGGAGGGATTGGGACTATTCTGAAGAAAACATACGCACCAG GCTCGCATGGGTTTTCTGTGCAAAGAGAGAAGTTCACAAAGTATGACAATGAGAAACGCATGAAAGAACTAGAGGTGCTGGAAGGAGGATATCTTGATTTAGGCCTTTCTCTTTTTCGTGTTCGCTTTGAAATCATAGAGAAGGACAATGATTCATGCATAATCAAAAGCACAATTGAGTATGATATCAAGGAAGAAGCTGTTGCAAATACCTCGTACGTCACTActgaccttgtagcaaaaattgCAGAAATCGCCAAAAATTTTCTCGTCAAAAACAAAGCTACTAGAAATGCAGAGTGA